From bacterium, a single genomic window includes:
- a CDS encoding septum formation initiator family protein: MPKKKVSQDSRREKKGITINKGTIIFTLVLVIFVYFMVSGFLSYFKTRQQVSRLEEEIEETREKNKELNKEIKRLENDLNYIEEQARGLGMIKEGEKIIEFAPLEGDKE, translated from the coding sequence TTGCCCAAGAAGAAAGTAAGCCAAGATTCAAGAAGAGAAAAAAAGGGGATTACTATCAATAAAGGCACGATTATTTTTACCTTAGTTTTAGTTATCTTTGTTTATTTTATGGTAAGTGGTTTTTTGAGTTATTTTAAGACAAGGCAGCAAGTATCAAGATTAGAAGAAGAAATAGAGGAAACAAGAGAAAAGAATAAAGAATTAAATAAAGAAATTAAGAGATTAGAAAATGATTTAAATTACATAGAAGAACAAGCCCGAGGATTAGGGATGATTAAAGAAGGAGAGAAGATTATAGAGTTTGCTCCTCTGGAAGGAGATAAAGAATAA
- a CDS encoding MBL fold metallo-hydrolase, with amino-acid sequence MKKNIKYLMLFLLLTLNIIACGKDEAKKKEWLNITFIDVKNGDSAFIQTSDHKNILVDIGVGKREEFNFDAGLIRVLPFLRREKVSKLDLVVITHFDYDHYGGIFSLLEGIKVEKLIYNPPNKDVFGYKKLMSLIKEKNIKTKSMFRGEILNFQHLKISTLHPPKGIKYSKENDYSLVYLLECGKVRFLLTGDVEEEAIEELVKFYPLLKVDLLKMPHHGEKVRNTINFLEIVKPKMVIISTGTNNFNHPHQDLIDYFQEKKILVYRTDFYGDIKAITDGEKIKVKTKQVVLW; translated from the coding sequence TTGAAAAAAAATATAAAATATTTAATGCTCTTTCTTCTGCTTACTCTTAACATTATAGCTTGTGGGAAAGACGAGGCAAAAAAGAAAGAATGGCTGAATATTACTTTTATTGATGTAAAGAATGGAGATAGTGCTTTTATTCAGACATCTGACCATAAAAATATCTTGGTTGATATCGGGGTAGGGAAGAGAGAGGAATTTAATTTTGATGCAGGATTAATAAGAGTCCTACCTTTTTTAAGAAGAGAGAAGGTATCTAAGTTAGATTTGGTGGTGATTACTCATTTTGACTATGATCATTATGGAGGTATTTTTTCTTTATTAGAGGGAATAAAAGTAGAAAAATTGATCTATAATCCTCCAAATAAAGACGTCTTTGGATATAAAAAGTTAATGAGTTTAATAAAAGAAAAGAACATAAAAACTAAAAGTATGTTTAGAGGAGAGATTTTAAATTTTCAACATCTCAAGATATCTACCTTGCATCCTCCCAAAGGGATAAAGTACAGCAAAGAGAACGATTATTCCTTAGTCTATTTATTAGAATGTGGAAAGGTGCGATTCCTTCTTACCGGCGATGTGGAAGAGGAGGCCATAGAAGAACTGGTAAAATTTTATCCTTTGCTTAAAGTTGATCTTTTAAAGATGCCACATCATGGAGAAAAGGTTAGAAATACTATTAATTTTTTAGAGATAGTTAAGCCTAAGATGGTGATAATTTCTACTGGAACAAATAATTTTAATCATCCCCATCAAGATTTAATTGACTATTTCCAAGAAAAGAAGATCTTAGTTTATCGCACTGATTTTTATGGAGATATAAAAGCTATTACTGATGGAGAAAAGATAAAAGTTAAGACTAAACAAGTAGTCTTATGGTAA